DNA sequence from the Pelecanus crispus isolate bPelCri1 chromosome 4, bPelCri1.pri, whole genome shotgun sequence genome:
TATGGAAGACAGTAAGTCAGCCCTGCTTTTTCATAATATGCGTATATTCTCTCCCGTCTCcttagacctttttttttttttgtaggagtCAAAACTCAAAGGGACCCTATAATTTTATCTCATTTGTGTTTTACTCAGCCCTTAgattcacaaattatttttacctaCATTGAATTAAGGTTTAAAAATTTCAAACTGTACAACTTAGTacaagtaagaaaaaacatgTAAGGATACAGGATATAgatgaatttcatttttaccaTTTACCTAGCAACATGCACTTTGTAGGATAGGAATCTAGCAAGGCTTGATAGGACTGGGTATTGAGAGATCAACTgaaagtaaataatttaaaatatttttaataacagtattttaaatgttctccTTATAGTGCTACTGGGCCATGCAACATACACTGTTAGAATAATTTGAATTGCACAGTCCACATTAGCAAAACACTTTTCATTAAACCACACAGTCAATAAACTTGACATACACCCATATCAATGTCAGAGTTTTCTTTTACAATCTTGAttcaaaaattgaaataatgcaaatttatatataaaaataataataattaaaaactttcttttgATTCAGGATAGTAACAGTTGGTCTATTGTTTCACTGTTTTAATTATTGCCTAAAATGAGTATATAATATAAGTTAACAAAGTCCAAAACCTGATAATAGACAGACAACAAATGTATTcttctaggaaagaaaaatcaggggagaaaaatacagaagtaacATTGACTGAGCACACAGCAAGATAAAAACAcctaaaaatgtaataaaataaaaaatggagaaatgtaGAACATAGATTACATGGAACATATTACATGCAGCCTaagactgaaaaaaggaaaattttttgcagttttaacaGTTTCTAAATATCTGTTTGAAGCAGACTTGCTTAGAAAACCAGCCTGCTAAATACTATACTGAATTACTCATGTCTGTATCAATGTTTCCTGTATATATagtcaaagaaaatgaaaataatgtgtCCTGTTAAGGTTAGTaattaaatactgaaatgttcAGCAAGTATAGTGAAGAGTTCACAGTGTTTGTGAAGAATATAGTTAATTCACTTATAAGCACAATGCTAACAACTTCTGAAGtctgttgattttcttttatattttgataCAAAACCAATTTGATAAGTTTTACGTCTCAAAGTAGCCCAGCAGATCACTAACTACATAaaccttttaaaacttttgaaagaaaatcctTAAAGGAAAATGCGCCTGAAGTTGCAGGAAAGGTATTTCTCCGAAACACAGCTGACAGTTGGTCATACTAGCAAATATCCCAAATACTAAAAAAACAAGGGAACTAAACAcaaaagggagggggaagaaaaaacacagaaatacaatgCTACAATACAAAGACTGACACAGCAATAGTCAAACTGCTAACCATGGTTATAACCCAGATTCGTATCAGTATGTTCAATGCCAGAGAGCTGTCTGAGTTGCTAAATCAGATTCTGTCcttttaaagatgtttcttGCTACCCCTTGCATATAATAGTACAGTTCTTTACTTATTCAGAGCATGAATCCTCCTTTACTCAGATCCTGTCCCCTTTGGCTCTGTACATCTCCTGGGAGTGCAGAATGATTCAGTGGTAACTTAGTCATTTGCACACTGTACAAGATGATTttactgaagaggaaaaaaataaaggctgcACTTATCAGTGGAACACTTTGTGTTAAATAAAGATAATTAAAGCATCATAATCCATCTATTTCATGTTTAATTAGCCCCTCTTTCATCATAATTTGTTACTGAAGACCAAATGTGGGTCACTTAAAAACTAATTGTAAAGTATTTAATATAATGCAAATTGAGAACAGAAAATTGAAATATACTTCTGTACACTTTGCATCAAACAGTATTGAAGTTAAATGTATGAAAGAAGTCGCCAATGGAAATGCCTATACTTAATGACAATgctcctatttttttctctgtgttgcaCTTAGTGCTACCATaacattgttatttttatggttATTATACTGTAGGACATTTGCTTAGCTGAAAGTTATGAAAAAACTTTAAGAGTTGCATTGTGATTATAAAAAGCAGCCTTTGAGATAAGactctgtgtgtatgtacataagcaagaaaaaagatgaTGCTTTCCTGCGTGGTTAAACTCATTGTCCCCTTAATGGATGATTTTTTGGTCCTATTAAGGCTGCTGGTTATACATACACGTTTATGAGAAAATTAACCCATTTAGTTTATAGATACAATTCACATACATGATAACCAACTAGTCAAAATGCTTCTACACTGCAACAGACTGATTAATGCTTGAAATATTATGAAACAAATTAACTGGCTAccatacaaataattttttcaacaACTAATTTCTATATATTTCACTTTCATGGAAATACAACTTTACAGGAAATGCATCTAGTTTTGATTAGTGTGTCAGCACACTCTGGTAtgataagcattttttttttcactaaacaATACATTTCCAATGAGAAAAGGTATAGGAATAATTCGTAAAGGATTACAGAATTGGCCAGGAAGCCAATACCCCAAGCAAAGAAATAACGCTGCTCAGAAATTCCTGTACTAGTTCTGCTAATTCTACTTATGGTGACCAATatctcttaaaaacaaacaaacaaacaaaaaccacccaaaaccaacaccaccacaACTGCAATGTTTTAAGTAGTCAACAATCATTGTTTGTTGAACAGAGcaagtaaaaaagaaaccaaaagaatATGATGGccaaaaaatgtaaacatataAACAGGGCTTAAAAGGCTTGTTCTTCAAACAGTGGTTGTTAACGTGCTAATCTCATATTTGGGATTAaaagtttcagtgaaataaacCTGCTCATATGCAACTATTTTGCACTgtgaaacaaaactgagaaaacagcaTATATTATAAAGATGTATCTGTAACTAAcatgagaaaataaacaattattTACAATTAAAATCTATTATTAGAATTATGATTAAGGATGCGACCCTCCAAGCTGCTAAGTGATTCCTCTTAGGCACTGAGCTTTCCCTATCTTTGGCTGTCTTTGGTGAAATTTAGTAGTATCCAGACTCCTCACAGGCAATGTGCAGTACCTGGAAggttcagatttttaaatctgtgaTCCAGAAAAACACTTGCTTAAACTCATCCCcattcagcaaaacacttctGTACAGCTTTAACTTTTGACAAGTGATTAAGACTTATGGAATACTAAGCGATTTAAACATTTGTTTGCCATTAAATAGATATGTTAGGGTTTTAATGAATGGGGGAGAATTGATAAATGGGAGGCTAAAAgaatatttcagagaaaaaccaTGTTAAATAAGACAAGAGTAGGAGTCAAACTTGTGAAAGATCTTCTAAAAAAGTGACGGTGAAATGCCAGAAGTCTACAGAATACAGAATTTAGTTTCAAActttatataaaacatatgATGTCAAGAAGGAGAGTTACAAATTGGTTGTAGTTTTCTCCACCGAAGTTCTCCTATACAATTACCCGTATCAAACAAGATGTATTTGGGAACTCACATAAGAAATTAAGTGCATTACCTTAAAAAGGAAGTATCAAATAATCAGAATGAAAACCACTTATGTTCACTGGGGTACACCAGTCGGTCACGTAAGTAGAGACTTTATTTCCTGACTGCTATGTTGTAGGTACACAAAAGTATCAATTACCAATTCTAATTACACTAATGGGAAATTAGCATTGCTCTCATCTCCAGTAACTTAGAGCAGGTACATTCTGCTGTGTCCACTTATTTGTTCTAAAACTTTATACACCTTCTAATGTCTCCTTAGAACAAAGGCAACTGCCAATGAGTAAATAAAGGCAGCCTTCGAGATTTCAACTAGTCTCCCTATCATGGTCATGTCACTATCCCACTGAACTATGAAACCATCTGATATACACCACATCAGAACCCGTTATCTGCAATTGCTTCACATTTCTCTGTAAAGAACATGCTGAACGAGAGCGCCATGTGGCTTGGGTGTTAAAAATCCTCATGTGTTTTGCCTGATAAACTGAGAAACGCTCCACTGTCAACGTTTGAGATGTGAAAAGTCTACATATTGTTTATGCAAATAAGTCTTAATGCCACCAATATTATGCAAAAGCTGAACAAAACTATTAAATGTCACTCAGCAACAAGCTGGCAAGTACCCAGAGGAAAGCAGTAACAAAAGTTTTGTGCCTGATAGTCTGTTATTTACCACTACCTTTACTGTTTTCTTGGACACTTCCCTTAGCTTATGTGCATGCTTTACAAGTGTGAGAATACTTtctacaaatttaaaaataaaaagacaaggCATTGATTACAATATTGGCTATAAACGACTCAGGTAAACTAACCTTCATAACAAACTAAGTATTTAGCACAGGAAAACTATCCACATTAAGAAACTGGTTTTGTAACTAACTAGATAAATAATGGAGCAATTCAGCATGAACTTCTTTAGGTTTGATTGTTGCAAGTAAAAGTGTAATAAAGCCATTTTCTTCTACTAAGAAGTCTTCTATTGTGTTGTATATCAAAATATATccttgaaaaatgttaattcaaaacatatttctgtaatataattttaaataagtttttttataaagcaaaatagtCATTTGTATGGTGTAATCGTTTACCATTCCTACACTTAGAATGCAAGTCATtcttttacactgaaaattacACTTAGACAGTTTATAGTTCCTATGTTTAAATGAATTGCAGCAGCAAGTAGTATCTGATTAGCATATGTTCCACTGCTATTTTGTTGTTCCAGTGTTCACTAAAACGGCATAATCTTCTATGTGCTTAATAAGCCTTAGTAGATGGAAGCTTAGGAACTTTCTTAGTACTTTGCATGTTATACAGACTATTTTCAAACTGAGATTGTAATGTTCCTTGCAGAAGAAAGCTAATGAAATGTATCACCCAGAAACTACTGTTTCAAACTTTCTATAAATCTGTACCACTTTTAAAACAACCTACACAAAAATACTGGTAGATAGTAGTACATCAATCACTTTTTTTGGTGATCTGGAAGACTGCGTGGCtcatataattatttttcttttacagtattttaagtatttctgaGCAGAATGCAAATACTGGCAACACATTGTAAAACTTCAATTGACTAGCAGACGtttcaaagcataaaaaaaaacgTTATAGTGTACCATATTTGCATGTTAATAAgttgaaaataaagcatttttgtcAAACTAGTCAGAATTTCCCTGTTCCAGACTTGGCTCTGTATTTGCATGAATCAGCACTCATTTATCCCTAGATTCTTGTATAACATGCACTGTAGCTGAGGAAACATTCAGAATATTATCTTATGTGGAAAGACGGAATGGAAATCGCCAGGTGTTATCTCATTTTCCCATCACCCCAAAAGTACTGCCCCAAAGAAAAGTGACCTCTGTTCAGGCTACATATGTGTCTTATAAAACAACCAGGAGAGACACTTTCACTTAGGAGCTTGATTGCCCCCTGTGCTATCCCTATGTTATTTCAAGGACTGTAAAGAAGTCCCTACCATCAGCAGTTTTAGGCGGTCGGAGCTTCACTGAACCGGTCTCCGCCGCCAGAGCCGAGATCAGAGCCGGTCACTTGTGGCACCCCCGCAGGCACCCCGCGCCCTGAGAGGTCTCCCGGCAGTCACACTCTCTCCAGACAGAGCTGCCTAGCAGCTGGGCTGGCAAATTAGGACCTCTCAGCTCGAAGCAGTGAATTTCAAGTGATATAAAAgacggggggggcgggggggcacacGTACTGGGGCACGACTCTAAGCTCACTAACATTCACGTTTcttcagagcagctgctgcaatGAGTACAATCTCTGTGGTGTAAATTAGCCCGCAGATGGGCTTTGTAGATTGTTTAAGCATTTTGGTCCTAATGAACGGCCTGGTCATTACAGCCATCGACGCCCCAGCGCGGGGGCTGCAGATCCCCGCTCACCTACAGCTTTAGGAAGCgtcaggcaggcagcagctccctttccccaaaacacctgcctgccgagGCAAAACTTTTCCCCTCAGCCGGCGCTCGCCGTCTCTAaggctgggaaagcagcagggcaggggaagcgCCCGCTGCGAGCGGGGCCGGCCGCTGaaaggggggccggggggggggcggatgGGGGACCGGGggctcctgccccccccaacCGCCGGCATTGGCCTGCGGGGGGCGGCTGATGAAGGCATCTCAGGTTGCCTCACAGCTCGCTGGCTGGGCTGGCGACtgagcccccggcccgccccccgcccccgcctgcgtctgcggggggcggggggggaggagcGGCGCGTCCGCCGCCTCGGCGGGGAGGTCCCGGGGAGGTGCGGCTGCACGGGCTGGTGGGCTGCCGGGTCTGAAATGGGAgggaatgattaaaaaaaaaaaaaaatatatatatatagtaataAAGATCCCTGACTCTCCTTCCTTCGTGCTGTGTGCTGGTCCAGGCACCTGcctgcgggggggggcggggcgggcatAGCAGGCTGAAGGGGTCACCGAACCTGACGGCCGTGTCTGTGTGTGCCGCtgcgggaggcggggggaggtGGGCATCGCCGCCCCCTCACCcggtgtgcgtgtgcgtgtgcgtgtcGGGGCTGCGCGGCTCTTACCTGCTTGCTGTACTTGCTGCTGGCCTGGCAGCTGTACTCGGAGCAGTGGTCCGAGCCGATGGAGATGTTGTCGCCGGCGCCCACGAAGGTGTTGGCCGGGGGCAGGTCCTGCACGGCCTGGTGCTTTTTGCCGGCAGTGGGGGACTGCGGGTGCAGCTGGACGGTGGGGAGCGGCGAGCTCGACTTGTAGTGCCTGGCCAGGTCGGGGCTGCCCGGGCCGCCGTTGACTGAACGGTACCTCCCCATACCAGGGCTGTCCGAGAGCTTCTCGTTGACGCTGTCATAGCGCTGCCCGTTGGGCTTAGAAGCCTCGACGGTGACGATGCTGCTGTAGAGGGGCTGCTTGcccttcttgcctttcttgtCCTTCTTGGGCTTCTTGGCCTTGTCGTGCTGCTGCGGGGTGAAGAAATCCTCGTGGTCCTTCTTGCCAGCCTCATAGCCGTGTTTGCCCTTGGAGCGGCAGTAGCGGGCCATGACCACCACCAGGATGAGGAGGATGACGGTCATGATACCAGCCACCACACCAATGACTATGCTAAGCCGCTGCTTGCTCAGCTCATAGCTGGGGTCACCGGCAATGTCCTGGGCCAGGGGCGTGTGGAGGCTGCGGGCCACCTGGCTCTCCACCACGGTGGCGTTGGACAGGCTCTCGTTGACAAAGACGTGAAGCAGGGCAGTGGTGGACTGGGGCGGCTGCCCGCTGTCGTTCACCTGCACCACGAGGCGGTGCAGGCCATAGTGCTTGGGGGCCAGCTTGCCCACCAGCGATACCACACCGCTGGCCGGGTCGATCTCGAAGAGTTTGAAAGGGTTGCCCCCAACGATGCTGTAGTTGAGGTCAGCGTTGAGACCGGTGTCAGCGTCAGTGGCAACCACCGTGGCCACCACGGTGCGCATGTTGCTGGACGGCGGCAGCACAGTGTAGGAGCTGTTGCTGGGGAAGGTGACCGTGGGCGCGTTGTCGTTCTCATCCATCACAAACAGGGACACAGTGGCGGTGGCAGAGCGCGGCGGCTCACCTCCATCCACTGCCTTCACCTTAAAAGTGTAGCTGGTCTGCTGCTCCCGGTCGAACGAGACGGTGGAGAAAATGGTTCCGGTGTCGTTCTCAATGGAGAAGATGCCAGCTGCCTGGTCGTGGTCACCGGGCTGGATAGAGAGGCTGAGCTCAGCATTGCGGCCCTTGTCAAAGTCCATCACAGTCACCATGCCCACAGGGCTGTTGGGCTGCAGGTTCTCCTTCACGTAGAAAGTGAACACGTCTTGCATGAAGCGTGGCTCATTGTCATTGCGATCTGCCACCCGCACCACCACTGTGGTGGAGCCCTGCAGCGATGGCACCCCCTTGTCCCGGGCGGTCACCTGGAACTCATAGGTGTCACGTTGCTCGCGGTCCAGCACCGCCTGCACTGACACATCCCCGGAGTCAGGGTCGATGGTGAAGATGCCACCTGGTGCCTCCGAGGAGAGGGGCGAGGCCTCCAGGGAGTAGGTGATCTCGGCATTCTTGCCACTGTCCGCGTCCGTGGCGACCACTGTGGCCACCCTCTCACCAGGCAAGTTGTTCTCCGGGAAGGAGACCTCCAGCacggcctggctgaacacagGAGGGTTGTCATTAGTGTCCCCAACCCGCACCAGTAAGGAGTTGTTGCTGGACAAGCTGGGGCTGCCCGAGTCCACAGCCACGATCACCACGTTGTAGTCACGGACAGCCTCGTAGTCCAGAGGGGCTGAGGTGTGGAGAAAATACTTGCGCTTGTTCTGCGGCTCCCCTTCACCCTCGCTGGCTGGCTTGAGCTGGAAGGGCACATCGCCCACCACGGTGCAGGTCACCACGCCGTTTTCACCTTGGTCTCGGTCTGACACCTGCACCAGGGCAATGGGGGTATCCACCAGCACGTCCTCGGCCACGCTAGCCACCCCGTCGCGGAGCGGGATGCGCCCGATTTTCCGGATGTCGATGGTGGGCACGTTGTCGTTCTCGTCGCGGATGTTTAGCACGACTGTGGCCTTGTCTGTCTTGGGGGGCTGCCCCCGATCTCGGGCCATGACGGTGAAGCGAAGCTGGTTCACTTCCTCCCGGTCGATGCGGTGCAAGACACTGAGCCAGCCGGAGGTCTCGTCCAGCCGCAGCAGGCGCCTGACGGACTCGGTGGCTGCCCCGAAGACGTACTCGATCTGCCCGTTCACCCCCACGTCCAGGTCGGTGGCTCGCAGCTGCaggatgggggtcccggggctgcTGTTCTCCGCCAGGTCTGCCTCGTAGACGCTCTTCTCGAAGCGGGGGCTGTTGTCGTTCACGTCGGTGATCAGCACCCTCAGGATAGCCTGCGAGGACCGCGCCGGGTCGCCGCCATCCCGCACGCGGAGGCTGAGCTCGTAGGAGTCCCGCTGCTCCCGATCCAGCGCCCCCTTGACGATCAGCTGCGGCTGCTTCTCCCCGTCGAGGGTGTCGGCCACTTGCAGCTCGAAGACGCTGCTGCGGGCCGCCGCGTCCGCCTCCTGCCGCCGCTTGCTGCCGCCGGGGTAGAGGGCGCTCTCGGAGGCCGCCGAGGCcgagccccccccgccgccgccgccgccgcccccgccgcggcggccgccgtccccgccgggctcctgcagcagctcgTAGCGCTCGATGCCGTTGCGGCCGAAGTCCCTGTCGGTGGCGGTGGGGAGCAGGTAGAGGGTCCCCACGGGCCGGTTCTCCTCCACTGTAAGCGTGAggacaggggaagggaaggtggGGGTGTTGTCGTTGATGTCCAGGATGATGACCCGGCCCTCGAAGAGGTCCACCCAGCTCTGCGAGGGGCCGATGACCGACACCTCGAAGTCCAGGAAGCACTCGTTCTCGTCGAAGATCATCTGGCACTGCGGCAGCTTCTCGCGGTCGATGCGCCGCTCCGTGGTGCTCAGCTCCCCGGTCATGTTATCGATCTTGAGATAGTCGGAGCCCGATTCCAGGCTGAATGTCACCTCTCCGGAGCCCGTCACGATTCCCAGGTCGGAAGCCACGTTGCCGATGCGGATGTCGGCGGGTCCCTCCTCGGCCAGCCGGTACCTCAGGAGCTGCTTGGCCGCTGCCAGGCTGACCCAGAGCGGCGGAGGCAGGAggagcaaaaagcagcagcagcagcaatgcacAAAGCCAAGGAGAGTCCGcatcttcctcatcttcctcgcaccgccccccctccccccactcccacctgccccccaGTAAACTCCCCTGATAAGCCAACAGAGCGGCTGAGCGTCCGGGTGATCAATTATAAAATCCTTCTCTTCCTGGAAACTTATTGTCTCATGGCTGGTGCAATTGGCGGTCAAAaccctgctgctggctcctctgctgctctccctgccttccAGTTGCGATATACTTACAGTCCACGGGAcagtgtattttgctttttaaagattcaTCTCGGTAGATAGGATGggattttcctcctcctcccccttctcctcctcctctctgatTTTACTGTAATCACTTTGCAAGGTTTGCAATAAAAGCAGGAGTAGCACCATGCGATTCGAAGCCCCCCAGGTCGTCTTCTTCGACACTAGAGTTAACTacaattctctctctctttctctctctctctctctgccgTTTACGACCAAGGCATTAGCTTTATTCTTCCCCCTCTCTgcacacacatgaaaaaaaaaaaaaaagaatgtgattCGCTTTATTCAAAGGGCTTGTGTCCGGGAAAACTCCAAATCCTCTTAGCAGTGGgcagttcttttaaaaaaaataatttaaaaaggtaaagaaaaaaataaaaatcccaatAATGTCGGTAGCTGCACAGCTGATAGGAGAAGAACCCCGTGTATTACAGAGCAGACCACAGAATATCCCCTTTGGTTGGCAGAAAAGCACCCAAATCCATCTTCAGAGATCGCTTAAAATGTTCAGCTCTTTCTCCGGagcggattttttttttaacaactctGCGCAAGGTCATTAGTCACAAAGCAACGATACAGAAACTGCAGAAGCCGCTTGCCCAGGATTTGTAAGCCTGTAGATAtgaacatacacacacaccagTCCCAAGTTTGCTTTTGCATCCGCAGTTCGTGTGTGTGCCTTACCTGCATTTGCACTGCATGTGTTAGAGCAAGCTGGATCTGCAGCACTGAGAGCGATTCACAAATGAGATtgcagtctctctctctctctctctccccctctctctcctcttccttcccgTCCCAATGCAGGTAACCAGATCTGAACTTGATCCTTTCAGTTCAAAGGTTAGCAACAAAACTATGTGTCCAAAGGCGATTATTGGTCTCTCGTAAATATACCCGGAGCGGAGCGAGATGTAACTGGATCCCCCACGTGAATTAACACAGATTCTGAATTACATCCATATAAGCGGAATGgcaaaggggaggggaaaagatCCGCGAcgcgattaaaaaaaaaatacagagttctatttgcaaataaaattatatcAGTCAGTTGTTTCCTGGGATTGCACCGCCACGGTGGGTGAAATCTGCAGTTGTGTATTCCCTCCTGTGTCTTTCAGAGAAGTGTGTCTCAGGCGCTTTCACGGCAGAGCGGCTTgtgctttaaaatgttgaatGGCAACTGAGAAGCTTCCCACtcggagaaaaaaaaaaaaaaaaaaaaaaaaaaagaaaaggagcagtAAACCGGCAAGTTTGCCCAAAGTGGTGGGAGCTGCTGAAGCCTCTCTCGGCAGCTCTTCCCTGacgctgcagcagcagagccgcCTGCGCTACATAGACACAgaaagagagggggagagagaaagagggagagcaaagggagagcgagcgagtgcgagagagggagggaggaggaggaggaggaggaggaggggggaggacGAGTCAAGCGCTGCACTCCAGAAAGCCCAGCCTTACcctctgtctctgctgctgctagTGCTGCGAGTGGGATAGCTGCTCGTCACAAAACACCAGTTCAGTCCGCAAAACCGATCCTCATTACACGCCCGagtgttgctgctgttgccttCTCAAACCCGTGATCTGTAGTGATTCTCCTAcccttttcctccccacctccGCTGTAGACTGTGAACCGAGCAAcgatttttaaagcaaatgtttatTCGCCTTTCTTTTAGGCAGAGCTGGTGCACGTTCGGGGCTCTGCATTTTGCGGAATCACGCTGGTAAGAAAACTCGTTTCGCACAGATTCCCACCTTCCCCTGTCGTGTCGGTGCTTTTGTGAAATAGCTGCAGTCACTGGAACTGCATAAAACTCCAGGGAgaaggcggggggcgggggggctgcctTAGATCTCATACTTTCGTCCTGTTTCCCAGTGCTGTTTGAGCCTTTTGGTCTTTGTGTTCATGTTCTTCCTATTACCGTCATTTGAATGTATCTTTTCAGCGTGTTTGTGGGTTtcctaggagaaaaaaaaaaaaaaaaaaatccctcggAGAAGATGATCAGGAAGGGGGCGAGAGGGTTAGTAGAATAAACACATGTAAGAAGTAACAGATTTATTTCCGAACAGAGACTTGCTGCTTCGATGATTGCTAAAATATAGCGTCACCTACCTGGGTAAGTGGGAAATAAACTTTAACGTTAAAGCTCTCCGCTCAACTTTGTTTAT
Encoded proteins:
- the PCDH7 gene encoding protocadherin-7, with product MRTLLGFVHCCCCCFLLLLPPPLWVSLAAAKQLLRYRLAEEGPADIRIGNVASDLGIVTGSGEVTFSLESGSDYLKIDNMTGELSTTERRIDREKLPQCQMIFDENECFLDFEVSVIGPSQSWVDLFEGRVIILDINDNTPTFPSPVLTLTVEENRPVGTLYLLPTATDRDFGRNGIERYELLQEPGGDGGRRGGGGGGGGGGGSASAASESALYPGGSKRRQEADAAARSSVFELQVADTLDGEKQPQLIVKGALDREQRDSYELSLRVRDGGDPARSSQAILRVLITDVNDNSPRFEKSVYEADLAENSSPGTPILQLRATDLDVGVNGQIEYVFGAATESVRRLLRLDETSGWLSVLHRIDREEVNQLRFTVMARDRGQPPKTDKATVVLNIRDENDNVPTIDIRKIGRIPLRDGVASVAEDVLVDTPIALVQVSDRDQGENGVVTCTVVGDVPFQLKPASEGEGEPQNKRKYFLHTSAPLDYEAVRDYNVVIVAVDSGSPSLSSNNSLLVRVGDTNDNPPVFSQAVLEVSFPENNLPGERVATVVATDADSGKNAEITYSLEASPLSSEAPGGIFTIDPDSGDVSVQAVLDREQRDTYEFQVTARDKGVPSLQGSTTVVVRVADRNDNEPRFMQDVFTFYVKENLQPNSPVGMVTVMDFDKGRNAELSLSIQPGDHDQAAGIFSIENDTGTIFSTVSFDREQQTSYTFKVKAVDGGEPPRSATATVSLFVMDENDNAPTVTFPSNSSYTVLPPSSNMRTVVATVVATDADTGLNADLNYSIVGGNPFKLFEIDPASGVVSLVGKLAPKHYGLHRLVVQVNDSGQPPQSTTALLHVFVNESLSNATVVESQVARSLHTPLAQDIAGDPSYELSKQRLSIVIGVVAGIMTVILLILVVVMARYCRSKGKHGYEAGKKDHEDFFTPQQHDKAKKPKKDKKGKKGKQPLYSSIVTVEASKPNGQRYDSVNEKLSDSPGMGRYRSVNGGPGSPDLARHYKSSSPLPTVQLHPQSPTAGKKHQAVQDLPPANTFVGAGDNISIGSDHCSEYSCQASSKYSKQPFRRVTFSVVSQPQDPHQGSLQSCYDSGLEESETPSSKSSSGPRLGALPLPEDNYERTTPDGSVGEAEHMENDSRPLPDVALTGKCTRECDEYGHSDSCWMPVRTSPERKQKSQPKLSTFMPVDERGSQEKLANGEASLMGDRNRNLLNKKLTSSYETFSAASFSKNEEGNPEDIPLTQTGEYKPSPVNTLTRREVYL